The proteins below are encoded in one region of bacterium:
- a CDS encoding DUF1801 domain-containing protein, which yields MAKKPTTVAEYLASLPADRREALESVRKTIKKNLPKGYAEGIQYGMIGYFVPHSVYPAGYHADPSQPLPFASLANQKNHMSIYLMCIYSDEEHRDRFVRAWKATGKKLDMGKSCVRFKKLEDVPLEVVGEAIQGVPVTEFIARYESAIGPGARKRPARKAPKEARAKRGARDRRG from the coding sequence GTGGCCAAGAAGCCGACAACGGTTGCCGAGTACCTCGCGAGTCTCCCCGCCGATCGCCGCGAGGCGCTCGAATCGGTACGCAAGACGATCAAGAAGAACCTTCCCAAAGGCTATGCCGAGGGGATCCAGTACGGAATGATCGGGTACTTCGTTCCGCATAGCGTGTATCCAGCGGGATACCACGCGGATCCGTCGCAACCGCTTCCTTTTGCCTCGCTGGCGAACCAGAAGAACCACATGTCGATCTACCTCATGTGCATCTACAGCGATGAGGAACATCGGGACCGGTTCGTTCGGGCGTGGAAGGCGACGGGCAAGAAGCTCGATATGGGGAAGTCATGCGTGCGATTCAAGAAGCTCGAGGACGTGCCGCTTGAGGTGGTGGGTGAGGCGATCCAAGGCGTACCGGTGACGGAGTTCATTGCACGCTACGAATCCGCGATCGGCCCGGGAGCCCGAAAGCGCCCGGCAAGAAAGGCTCCGAAGGAGGCGCGGGCCAAACGAGGGGCCCGCGATCGGAGGGGGTGA